From a region of the Rutidosis leptorrhynchoides isolate AG116_Rl617_1_P2 unplaced genomic scaffold, CSIRO_AGI_Rlap_v1 contig230, whole genome shotgun sequence genome:
- the LOC139882125 gene encoding LOW QUALITY PROTEIN: calcium-dependent protein kinase 13-like (The sequence of the model RefSeq protein was modified relative to this genomic sequence to represent the inferred CDS: inserted 1 base in 1 codon; deleted 1 base in 1 codon), with the protein MGNCCRSPAAVAREDVKSTFSGHGGHDHGRRSKEPQNHSNKKPPITVLTDVAKLNIDDKYLVDREVGRGEFGITYLCIERETRDLFACKSISKRKLRTAIDIEDVRREVAIMKHLPKNASIVTLKEACEDDNAVHLVMELCEGGELFDRIVARGHYTERAAAAVTRTIVEVVQLCHKHGVIHRDLKPENFLFANKKENSPLKAIDFGLSIFFKPGEKFSEIVGSPYYMAPEVLKRNYGPEIDIWSAGVILYILLCGVPPFWAETEQGVAQAIIRGHIDFKRDPWPNISESAKSLVRQMLEPDPKLRLTAKQVLEHSWIQNAKKAPNVPLGDVVKSRLKQFSVMNRFKRKALRVIADFLSVEEVENIKEMFNKMDTDKDGIVSIEELKAGLLNVNSQLADSEVQMLVGAVDINGXGTLDYGEFLAVSLHLQRVSNDEHLHKAFSYFDNDGNGFIEPEELQSALKEDVATDDCTDIANDIFQEVDTNKDGKISYKEFVAMMKTGTDWRKASRHYSRGRFNSLSIKLMEDGSLNLAKVISHGNIEENLEWIRVLPFVVEAGQSQLLSANSRNIGRHLADSEGRIILKFEVVSKKLCSLVATTSLVKLVLDVIFVYEYEDAFVGNRIEQSYPYHIRLLMVCLVDLSLLCQD; encoded by the exons ATGGGTAATTGTTGTAGATCTCCGGCAGCCGTCGCTAGAGAAGACGTGAAATCAACCTTCTCAGGCCACGGCGGTCATGATCACGGCCGTCGGAGCAAAGAACCTCAAAATCACTCCAATAAGAAACCGCCAATCACTGTGCTAACCGACGTTGCCAAGCTCAACATCGACGACAAGTACCTCGTCGATCGTGAAGTCGGGCGCGGCGAGTTCGGAATCACGTACCTATGCATCGAGCGCGAAACGAGGGATTTATTCGCTTGCAAGAGCATATCCAAGAGGAAATTGAGGACGGCGATTGATATTGAAGATGTACGGCGAGAGGTGGCGATTATGAAGCACTTGCCGAAGAATGCGAGTATCGTGACCTTGAAAGAGGCGTGCGAGGACGACAATGCGGTGCATTTAGTGATGGAGTTGTGTGAGGGAGGCGAATTGTTTGACCGGATTGTGGCCAGAGGGCATTACACGGAGCGTGCTGCGGCGGCGGTTACTAGGACGATTGTGGAAGTTGTGCAGCTATGCCACAAGCATGGTGTGATTCATAGGGATTTGAAGCCTGAGAACTTTCTATTTGCGAATAAGAAGGAGAATTCGCCTCTTAAAGCTATCGATTTTGGTTTGTCTATTTTCTTTAAGCCAG GTGAGAAGTTCTCCGAGATTGTTGGAAGTCCGTATTACATGGCCCCAGAAGTGCTCAAACGGAATTATGGCCCAGAAATAGATATATGGAGTGCAGGAGTAATACTTTATATCTTGTTGTGTGGGGTTCCCCCATTTTGGGCTG AGACTGAACAAGGGGTTGCACAAGCTATTATCCGTGGTCATATTGATTTCAAACGAGATCCATGGCCAAACATATCAGAGAGTGCTAAAAGTTTAGTCAGGCAAATGCTTGAGCCAGACCCAAAGCTTCGATTAACTGCAAAGCAAGTTCTTG AGCATTCTTGGATTCAGAATGCAAAAAAGGCTCCAAATGTTCCTCTTGGAGATGTTGTCAAGTCAAGGCTTAAACAGTTTTCAGTGATGAACAGATTCAAAAGAAAAGCTCTAAGG GTTATTGCTGATTTCTTATCTGTTGAAGAAGTTGAAAACATCAAAGAAATGTTTAATAAGATGGACACAGATAAGGATGGTATTGTTTCAATCGAAGAGTTGAAAGCTGGCCTTCTAAATGTTAACTCGCAACTTGCGGACTCTGAAGTTCAGATGCTTGTTGGAGCT GTAGATATTAATG AAGGAACTCTGGACTATGGAGAGTTTTTAGCAGTTTCTCTCCATTTGCAAAGAGTGAGTAACGATGAGCACCTTCACAAGGCGTTCTCCTACTTTGACAATGATGGAAATGGTTTCATCGAGCCA GAGGAGCTTCAATCTGCTTTGAAAGAAGATGTTGCTACAGATGACTGTACAGATATAGCGAATGATATCTTTCAAGAAGTGGATACAAACAAG GATGGCAAAATAAGCTATAAAGAATTCGTTGCCATGATGAAAACCGGAACTGATTGGAGAAAGGCTTCTCGTCATTACTCGAGAGGGAGATTCAATAGTCTCAGCATCAAGCTAATGGAGGATGGCTCTTTGAACTTGGCAA AAGTTATTTCTCATGGAAATATTGAGGAAAATTTGGAATGGATCAGAGTATTGCCATTTGTGGTCGAAGCTGGTCAAAGTCAACTCTTGTCCGCCAACAGTCGAAATATCGGGCGGCATCTGGCAGATTCAGAGGGACGGATTATCTTAAAGTTTGAAGTTGTCTCAAAGAAGTTATGCTCGTTAGTCGCTACCACATCT TTGGTGAAACTTGTGTTAGACGTTATTTTTGTGTACGAGTACGAAGATGCATTTGTAGGTAATCGTATCGAGCAGAGCTATCCATACCATATTAGGTTACTCATGGTTTGCCTTGTTGATCTTTCACTTTTGTGTCAAGATTAG